From the Aspergillus puulaauensis MK2 DNA, chromosome 1, nearly complete sequence genome, the window GGTGATGTCGTGCAGGAGGTTTCCACGGGCTGCAGCGCGAATCCATTCGTAACCTTGAACAAGGGGGGTGTGGTGGGGAGGGGCAGAGGTTGCATTCTGCCTCGCGGGTGAGCGATTAATTTGCGGCATCCGGGTAACGGCGTTCCAAGATCCATATAAACTAGAGACAAGTGGGCACGGACGAGAAACAGAGAAAAAAGAGCGTGGAGAGGAAGCAAACGACGCTTACGTTGGAGGTGAGGCTTGAAGCTTCTAGTAGGAAACGATGGGATGCCCCAGGCCCATACACAGCGCTAGGCCCAAAGTGGCGGCCAGGGCACGTGCCATGGTTGCACCAGAAAGGGTAAGTGCAGCCCTAGTCACCACCACTGCACTTGCACCTCAGGAACAGACTTACTACTGTAGTACTCGTGAAAGACGTCAAATTAGTACCTGCTTCAACTCTATTCATTTGTGTGCTATTCGGCGGGCGCTCTGCCCCTCTTCTTGGAACCTTGGGCAGATCTATCCAATTTCTGCCGGCTCGACAAATCATTAACCCTGGTCGTTGGAGATTTGCTGTAACCGGTTTCTGCTTTCATGCCCCCCGCCCATGGGTGTGCATTCGCTATTTTTACACAAGGTTTATGGTGTCTCAGTTATCTTATTGCCGCTCCGCCCTTTCTCATAGCCCTACCACCTTTTGGGGTTTGGATCTCTGTCGTTCGGACCCGAGCCTCTTCGAACAACGTCTCGTCCCGTGGATGTCTCAAATGCTATTTGCTGGCCCTAGTAAAAGCTACAGGTAAGAATTATGTTTTAGCTTCTCTTTAGAGTTCCGGGCGTTGGGGCCAATCTGAGCCGAGGCCATGTCTCTAGTGTGCTTCCCGATCCGCAGTATAGCATGGCCATTATATACTGGAACGAAGCTAAAAGCTGAAGGCCTATAGCAGATCTGGAATGCAGTTTGCCGTTATGTATCGACTTGAAGCGCCCGGGCGAATATCAGTTGGATTGACGTTGGTCCACGAGCTCGAGCTCTCCTGAGTCCAGAACATTCGACCGTTGGTTCCAGGATCCCCTGAACTTTCCGTGTTTTGATAAATTGGAAACGCTCCAGTTTTGGGAATTGACTGCTCCCTTGCGAATTGAGATCTTCAAGAGGCCGGGACCTACAGCTCTTGACTCAAGTTTTACGGCCTAGTGTGCGTCACAAAAGCGTATCCCGAATTTGGGTCTCTTTGGGCACGTTGCGAATCTGGTCGCTCAATTAATTGCGAGATATAACCTTATTCGGGGACTTAACAGAGAGATCCAGCGCGAAGGTGGCGGTAATCCTATTCAAGGTAGTTGTCCGTGCGGGCTCCTATACCAGGTGGAGACCGGGGGTTTGAACCGTTACAACCCCATATGCTAACGTCGAAAGGCACTACCGCGGTGTGGGCGTGAGTATGCCATGCCAGCCTAATTTCGGAGACTAAATAAGCTGACGTGAATTGGCTTATCTCCGGGATATGTTTGACTGCTCAATATGTTGAATCTCAGATCCTTCAGTTCTGCACCTCTCCTGTATTCCAGAGCCATTTCCAACGCCGCGAGCTCGTATGGACCCATAACCAGTCCATGTGCATAGTATCCTGCGCAGTTATCGTGGACACCGCATGAGTAGCCGGgatttttctcttcctcgtgGCCATGCCAAACACCCGCCGACGTTCTGCTCCTAGTTTGGGCTAGCTGCACTACTCGAGCAGCTGCCAATTACCACCAGTCAGATTATTCCAGGCTGCTTTCTATACCTAGGTATTGATCTTCAAACCGACTGCCGACCTTCAGGGCTTCCTGCGAATCCGAAAGGACCGTGATATCCATCAAAGGTGGGCGTTAAGATTTGATCCTAACCATACCCTTCATTACGGGTAGTCGGCGTCCCCCCACTTCATCGAGAAATCAACTGCCGTTGGACTGGATCCAAGCCAAGGCTTGAGCTTTCAACGAGTGTGATAATACTGCGGGAGGCGGAACGACGTGGTGCCATAGAAGGGGGAATTCGGCCACCAGCCTGTTGGGACAAGGTTCTGGGTTTAAACCTGAGGAATGGACATTAAGCAGGGCACCCTCTTGTTGCGATGCGTACTGCCGCTCGGATTGACTACTTTAGTCTTGTCAGAGCTGCAAGGCTTCCCACTCCGTCCCGTCTGATACTTTGGTCTGTCATGAGGAGCCAAACCTTGTTCGCCGGCCCATCAGGTCCTGCCAGTTGGAATGACAGACTGAGTCGCACAAGAGAGAAACATAACGAGTCGACGCGCAACCCACTCAAATGCCGACCCTTCCTAAGCCTGCGTTTCATATCCCGGGAGATATTTGCCGTCCATGACATAATAGTTCTCCTGAgattctcctcgtcgtccgCTGCTTTACAGACAGATATGGGGAGTGTATGCAATGTAACCGGAGCGACTAGGTGCCGACAGCTCCCCAGGCCCCATTGCGAGCAGCCCCTCGTCTTACTGGTCGTCACTCATCAAAAAATCTCGGGGAAGATGGGAGAAAGAGCCACGGGAGCCAGCCTGATAGCCATTCACGGCAAAGATGGCTGCTCTCGTGTGACCCCCCAAATGTGACTACGATACTACATAATGCGACTGCGCTTGTTACCAGTGGATAAGACCGTTTTTGTGGTCCAGGCGCTAGCTGGAAGCCAATATTTACATACCACCTGGACCGGCGAGCTGCCAGTCCTGGAAGACATGAAGCAGATGACGTGGGTTGATTACTTGGCCACCTCAAGGCCCCAAGCATGCTGAGTTAAATGACCGAGGAGAACCACTGGCTATTAAGAGACTTGGATACCAAGCGTGGCCAGCCTCGAAAAGCAGCCCCCAAAAGCAAGGCTGTCCGTCTGCCTTCTGCAAGGACTGCTTCCAAGTTCCGAGCGTGTCCATTTCTCAGGCGACCAATGTGCAGATGCAGCTGCGAGTAGTTTGAATCAGGACTAGCCCACGACTCATGCTGGGAACTATTTCTATTTTCTCTTCCCAGAGGTATTGGAGACTTGACACTGGTAGCAGCTGCATCAACCTATCTTGGGGGCACGTAGCTGCCTGTGCAGATGACCACTCTGTCCAGCCACATGCGATATTTATCTGTCGATCGTCATGGAGCAGCGGATCTGTCATAGACTCTTGGCTTTACGTATCGTTTCGTGTAGATTACAGTTGCTATTGATGACGGCTCCCTTGTATAAACAACTCCTACAAGATACATAGAATGCGGCCGCTCCCCCTTACACGGACGATTGATgacagcagcaagaagcaTGAAGAGTAAATAGAAGAGTAATGGGGACTTCTCCTCGGGCGTGGACGAGTATTCCTCAGAATCCGCTCTACAAATATTTAGGTCCTACTACTAGTTCTGGCTTGTATATTCCCTTTTTGAGTAGACTTCGGATACGGCCGGACTAGGTGGCAACCCTGGCAATATGCTGATCTCCCCAAGGCAAATGGAACGCCTTACGTTTTGATTACTTCATTATCGAACGGACCATGACACTTTTATTGTAAGAAAAAGGAACTCGTCAGGCAAGAGTTAGGTATCTCCAGTTCAGCCGTAAAGCGTAAAGCTCAAACAAACATCCTAGACAGACCAGATCAAACCCCTTAAAATAGCGTCGTAAATCTCGATTGATGGAAGCAAAGAAATAAACCCCAAAGATGATATACCGAAGAAAAGAATCTAAGTAGTCCTCTTTGCAAACTCGACGCGCAGAATGAGGTGGCGATAACCAACTGTAGAAGGAAAAATAACACGTTAGTACTGAACGTTGTCTTGACACACAAGAGTCGCGAGTGAACGAAAGGTAAGGGTACGTACATCCGTCCATCTTGTCGCAGGCACGTGCGGCGTCGCTCCGATCCGCGAAGCTGATGAATGCGAAACCCTTTGCTCTCTGGGTCTCTCTGTCCCTGGCCAGGAAGACTCTGGTGACACGACCGAATCGCTCGAACAAATCCCGGACTTCTTGTTCCTCCGCAAGCTCGGAAACCTGCTCACCGTTAGCCATCCTGACACAAGcctaaaaaaaaaggaaagaaagaaaaaaaaaattgaaggaagcggaaggAGGCGCAAAAAACGGCGCCCccttccaaatcctcaacAAACAAGACGGGGAGACAAACGTTTGTAACTCTGAGAGTCGCCAAATCATCCTTCTCGTACTTGCCAGCCATTCTTTCTCCACCGCTCGCAGTACCCTTCCGGAGATGAGGCGGCACATAACTGCCACCGCCAAGACCCAATCCACCAGGACCTTCGTCCGCACCATCGCCCTCCGCACCAGCAGCCCCAGGCTCGTCGACGGGCGCCATCGTATCCTTGAACGGACACCTGGCCGTAAAGTGCTCTCCAGAACAAATCCGACACTTGACCTTCTTGTCCTTAAGCTGGTCCTTGATACTGCCTTTCTCGCCACCGttcttctcagcct encodes:
- the tif35 gene encoding translation initiation factor eIF3 core subunit g (BUSCO:EOG0926489S;~COG:J;~EggNog:ENOG410PI34;~InterPro:IPR000504,IPR024675,IPR017334,IPR035979, IPR012677,IPR034240;~PFAM:PF12353,PF00076;~go_component: GO:0005737 - cytoplasm [Evidence IEA];~go_component: GO:0005852 - eukaryotic translation initiation factor 3 complex [Evidence IEA];~go_function: GO:0003676 - nucleic acid binding [Evidence IEA];~go_function: GO:0003743 - translation initiation factor activity [Evidence IEA]): MSRPAKADWADDEEFDDPSALPAQQVTTNKDGTKTVISYRFNDDGKKVKVTRRIKTTVVREHVNPQVAERKTWDKFGLEKGNAAGPSFDTTSVGENIIFRPSINWKAQAAEAEKNGGEKGSIKDQLKDKKVKCRICSGEHFTARCPFKDTMAPVDEPGAAGAEGDGADEGPGGLGLGGGSYVPPHLRKGTASGGERMAGKYEKDDLATLRVTNVSELAEEQEVRDLFERFGRVTRVFLARDRETQRAKGFAFISFADRSDAARACDKMDGFGYRHLILRVEFAKRTT